ATTCTTAACTTCACCATATTTACGGGCAGTTTCTACATCACATCCAATGACCGTATTTCTGGCAATGAACTCCTCAATACGTTCTAAATTTCCTTGTGATCGCCCTGATTTTCTTGCACCGTAAAATAATTCACCAATAGCAACGCTGGGAATAAAAATTTCTTCTGCATTTACCAGCTGATTATTTACTTCGATATCATTTACAAATAAAGCGATAATAATATTAGTATCAAGCAGATATCTACCACTCATCTATATCTACTTGCTCGCAATCTTGTTCAATTGCTTCGCGCATCAACT
This region of Nostoc sp. UHCC 0302 genomic DNA includes:
- a CDS encoding type II toxin-antitoxin system VapC family toxin, with translation MSGRYLLDTNIIIALFVNDIEVNNQLVNAEEIFIPSVAIGELFYGARKSGRSQGNLERIEEFIARNTVIGCDVETARKYGEVKNKLRLKGRPLPENDIWIASVAIQYNLILITRDAHFQEVENLQTVAW